From the genome of Streptomyces sp. NBC_00523:
GACGCCCGCACCCGGACCGAGGGCCCCTCCGTCGACCGGCCCGCCGACCTCGCGGACCGGCTCGCGGGCCTCCCGGTCGTCGGCGCGGGCGCGGTGCTCTACCCCGAGGCGTTCCCGGACGCGCGCGGCCCCGAACACCTCGCGGCGGGCGCCCTCGCGGGCCTCGCCGCCGAACGCCTCGCGGCGGGCGAGGAACTGCTGTCGCCGCAGCCGCTCTACCTCCGCAGGCCCGACGCGCAGGTCCCGAAAAACTACAAGGTGGTCACCCCGAAGTGACCGTCACGACCGCGGTGCTGCGCGAGATGCGCTGGTGGGACATCGACCCCGTGCTCGCTCTGGAGCACGAGCTGTTCCCGGAGGACGCCTGGTCGGCGGGCATGTTCTGGTCCGAGCTGGCCCACGCGCGCGGCCCGGCGGCCACCCGCCGCTATGTCGTCGCCGAGGAGCCGGGCACCGGCCGGATCGTCGGATACGCGGGCCTCGCGGCCGCCGGCGACCTCGCCGACGTACAGACGATCGCCGTCGCCCGCGACCAGTGGGGCGGCGGGCTCGGCTCCGAGCTGCTGACCGACCTGCTCCGGCACGCCACCGCCTTCGAGTGCGCCGAGGTGCTGCTCGAGGTCCGCGTCGACAACACGCGCGCCCAGAAGCTCTACGAGCGCTTCGGCTTCGAACCGATCGGCTTCCGCCGCGGCTACTACCAGCCGGGCAACATCGACGCGCTCGTCATGCGCCTCCACGTACACGAAGAAAACGAGACTGACTGATGGCTGACGAACCGCTCGTACTCGGCATCGAGACCTCCTGCGACGAAACCGGGGTCGGCATCGTCCGGGGGACCACGCTCCTCGCGGACGCCGTCGCGTCCAGCGTCGACACGCACGCCCGCTTCGGCGGCGTCGTCCCCGAGATCGCCTCCCGCGCCCACCTGGAGGCGATGGTCCCCACCATCGAGCGCGCCCTGAAGGAGGCCGGGGTCAGCGGCCGCGACCTCGACGGCATCGCCGTCACCGCCGGACCCGGCCTCGCGGGCGCCCTGCTCGTCGGCGTCTCCGCCGCCAAGGCGTACGCGTACGCGCTGAACAAGCCGCTGTACGGGGTCAACCACCTGGCGTCCCACATCTGCGTCGACCAGTTGGAGCACGGCCCGCTGCCCGAGCCCACCATGGCGCTCCTGGTCAGCGGCGGGCACTCCTCGCTGCTGCTCGCGCCGGACATCACCAACGACGTGCGGCCGCTGGGCGCGACCATCGACGACGCGGCCGGCGAGGCGTTCGACAAGATCGCCCGGGTGCTGAACCTCGGCTTCCCCGGCGGCCCGGTCATCGACCGCCTCGCCCGCGAGGGCGACCCGGCGGCCATCGCGTTCCCGCGCGGGCTCACCGGCTCGCGCGACCCCGCGTACGACTTCTCGTTCTCCGGCCTGAAGACCTCCGTCGCCCGCTGGATCGAGGCCAAGCGGGCGGCCGGCGAGGAGGTGCCGGTGCGCGACGTGGCCGCGTCCTTCCAGGAGGCCGTGGTGGACGTGCTCACCCGCAAGGCCGTCCGCGCCTGCAAGGACGAGGGCGTCGACCACCTGATGATCGGCGGCGGCGTCGCGGCCAACTCCCGGCTGCGCGCGCTCGCCGAGGAGCGGTGCGAGCGGGCCGGCATCCGGCTGCGCGTGCCCCGCCCCAAGCTGTGCACCGACAACGGTGCGATGGTCGCCGCGCTCGGCGCCGAGATGGTCGCCCGCAACCGGCCCGCCTCCGACCTGGAGCTGTCCGCCGACTCCTCGCTGCCCGTCACCGAGACCCACGTCCCGGGCGCCCACACGCACGACCACGACCACGTGCACGAGATCAGCAAGGACAACCTCTACTCATGAGCGCCCCGGTTACCGCCCTGATGTGGGAGGCTCGCGCCGCCGAGGGCCGGGGCGGCGAGCTGGCGGAGTGGGCCCGCGCCCGCGCCGCCGCGCTGCCCCGCCCCCCGCTCCGCAGCGAGCTGCTGCGCGCCCCGCAGGACCGGGTCCTCGTCATCACCTGGTGGCAGGGCGAGTACGCCGACGAGCTGCCGGAGCTGCCCGAGCCGGACCCGGCCCTCGTCACCCGGCCGGTCCACCGCTGGCGCTTCGAGTCGGTGGGAGAGATCCAGGGCCTGGCACGTCGATGAGTTCCGGGCGACCGCGCGGTCTACCCTTCACGTCACTTTGCCCCTGTACGTGAGGAGAGGACCATGCAGAAGGTCACCACGTTCCTGTGGTTCCCGAAGGACCTGATCGAGGAGGCGGCCGACTACTACGTCTCCGTCGTCGGCGGCGACTCGCGCGTCCTGGAGACCACCGCCTGGACCGCCGCGAGCCCTGGCGAGGCGGGAAGGGCGATGACCGTACGGTTCCAGCTGGACGGCGCGGAGTACGTCGCGTTCGACGGGGGACCCGAGTTCACCTTCAACGAGGCCGTCTCGCTCTCCGTGGAGTGCGACTCGCAGGAGGAGGTGGACCGGCTGTGGAACGAGCTCACCTCCGGCGGCGGGCAGGAGATCCAGTGCGGCTGGCTCAAGGACAAGTACGGCCTGTTCTGGCAGATCGTCCCGCCGGGCCTCGGTGAGGCTCTCACCGACCCGGACCCGGAGAAGGCCGCCCGTGCGATGAAGGCCATGATGGGCATGAAGCGGCTGGACATCGAGGCCATCCGCAACGCCTGATCCCCGCGCGGCAATTGGGGCCGGGGGTGCTCGATAGGGTCGGCCCCATGTCCCCTCGCTTCGTGCTGCCGCCGCCCCCGCCGCCCGTGGAGATACGTTCCTGGCCCGACCGGGACGCGCTGCTCGCCGACCGGTCCTTCCTGCTCGGTGTGCTGGTCAAGGCGCACATCGGCCCCGGCCGGCTCGGGCTGCTGTGGCTGTGGGGGGTGGTCGGCGCGATCGGCTGGTCGTTCATCGGGACGGCGATCATCACCTTCGAGGAGTCGTACGACTTCATCAGCATGATCCTGGGCGTGGTGATGCTCGCGATGGGCGCCGCCGCCCTGATCCCGGCGGCGATCCTGCTCGTCTCCGGACTGCGCCGGGACGTGGCGCTGCGCCGGCTGCTCACGCAGTGGGGCGAGCTGGACCGCGACCCCGCCCGCGACGCCGGACTCCGGCTGCCCGGCACGACGCTGGGGTGGCTGCTGCCCTCCTTCGCGCTCGGCGCGCTGGGCCTCTACCTCTGCGTCGTCGTGCCCGCGGGGGCGGTCCGGGGCGAGGACACGTACGGGCTGATGGCGCTGGTCATGGGGCTCGGGCTGCTGTCCTGGCTCGTCGGGCTCGTCGGCGTGTTCAAGGCGTTCTGGCACCGGCGCTGGATCGTGCGGACGCTGGCCGGGGCGGCCTCGCCGCCGCCCCTGGTGTCCCGGAGCGGTGGCGTCCACCGCTGAAGCCTTTTCGGCCCCTCCGTGTGAGCCACCCGGGGGACCGCGCGCGCCCGGCGGCGGTGTCGTAGCCGATGCCCCGTCACGTACTGGCAGGATCCGGCGCCATGCAGCCAGTACGACAAAAGGACAAATTGGCCATGAATGGGCGTGAAACGGGTCCGGCGACGGGCGGGCGGCAGCGGGTACGGAGTCGCCTGCGACGCAGGCCGGGTTACGCGGTCCTCGCCGCGCTCCTGGTCGCCGCCGCCGCGTCCGGCTGCGCGGCCGGGGAGGACTCGGGCGCCGCGGCCCGGAGCGCGAAGGCCCAGGCGGGGCAGCCGGGCGCCCCGGCGGGACAGCCGGGCGCGCAGGCGGAACCGGCGGCCGGGGCGCTCGGCACCCGTGCGGCGCAGGCGGAGCGGGCCAGGCTCGCGCAGGCCGCCCGCGCGGTCGCCGCCAAGAAGTGGGACCTGGCGGCCACGCCGCTCGCGGCGCCCGTACCGCCCGCGAAGAAGCCGCACATCGCCACCCGCAAGGGCTTCGAGGTCGAGGGCCAGGACGACTCGCTGCCGCCGGTCTTCACCCGGGTCCCCACCACGGACAAGGTCGTCTTCCTGACCATGGACGACGGGGACGACAAGGACCCCGAGCTGCTGAAGATGATGGCGGAGCTGAACATCCCGTACAGCGCCTTCCTCACCGACTACCTGGTGCGCGACGACTACACGTACTTCGAGGACGCCCAGTCCCGGGGGACCGTGATCGGCAACCACACGCTCAACCACCGCTACCTGCCGGGCCTCTCGCGCGACGAGCAGAAGCGCGAGATCTGCGGCCAGCAGGACATCCTGGAGAAGCAGTTCGGCAAGCGGCCCCGGCTCTTCCGGCCGCCGTACGGCAACTACAACACCGACACGCTGAAGATCGCCAAGTCCTGCGGCATCACCGCCGTGCCGCTGTGGGAGGCGGAGGCGTTCCCCGACCGCATGGAGTGGCGCGAGGAGGACCAGAAGCTGCACCCCGGCGACATCATCCTCACCCATTTCCGGGGCAAGGCGGACTGGAAGGGGAGCATGCCCGACCTGGTCCGGTCCGTCATGAAGGTCATCACGGACCAGGGTTACTCGGTGGCCCGCCTGGAGGACTACGTTTAGGAGGCGGCGTACGCACGGGCGTCCCCGGGCTCCGGGTGCGCGTCCTCGTAGGCGCTGTGCCAGGCCCTCAGCGTGAGCACCAGCAGCAGGCATACGCCGATCAGCTGGACGACGCCCGCGATCGGCAGCCCGTGGCGCAGCAGCACCACGCCGATCACACAGGCCGCCGCGGTGAGGGCGGCGAGGACGAGAGTGCCGGACCAGTCCATCCCGGGCGGTCCGGCCTCCGCCATGTCCGGGTTCGGCGGCCGGGGGGCGGAGCCCGTGTACGCCCAGAGGGCGATCCCGCTGAGCAGCGTCTCCAGCGCGATGAGCAGTACCCCGAGCACCGCGTCGAGGCAGCCGGTCACCACCGGGCCGGGGCGCGGTGGGGCCGAACGGTCGGAGGGTCGTATGCGCATGACGCCACCGTCCACCTGGAACGGTCCGGGTGGTCCCCGCGTTGTCCCTACGGTGTCCGGAACGTTGCACGGCCGCAGCCGTACGGAGGGGCGGGCGCCCACGTACGCCACGAGGGGCGTGAATTGGCACTCCGCTTGACCGAGTGCTAATCGCGGTCATAGTCTCAGTGCTGGCACTCCCTACTGGAGAGTGCCAGCAGTACTGTGCGACCGGCAGGTCCGGCACCCGCGACGACGGGCCACCTGGTCGCCGACCCAAAGACTGTTAAACCCCGTGAGATCTCCGAAGGGGGAGACCGGATCGTGTCGACCGCCAGCTCCAAGGTTGCGATCAAGCCGCTCGAGGACCGCATTGTGGTCCAGCCGCTCGACGCCGAGCAGACCACGGCCTCCGGCCTGGTTATCCCGGACACCGCCAAGGAGAAGCCCCAGGAGGGCGTCGTCCTGGCCGTGGGCCCGGGCCGCTTCGAGAACGGCGAGCGCCTGCCGCTCGACGTCAAGACCGGCGATGTCGTGCTGTACAGCAAGTACGGCGGCACCGAGGTGAAGTACAACGGCGAGGAGTACCTCGTCCTCTCGGCGCGCGACGTCCTCGCGATCATCGAGAAGTAATTCACCCACGTTTGCTTCTGTTCTGCGCCCCTGGCCCCCTGCGACATCACTAGCCGGGCGGCAGGGGCGCAGTTCTTGTTTTTGAGAGGAACAGTTCAGCTCCATGGCGAAGATCCTGAAGTTCGACGAGGACGCCCGTCGCGCCCTTGAGCGCGGCGTCAACAAGCTTGCCGACACGGTCAAGGTGACGATCGGCCCCAAGGGCCGCAACGTCGTCATCGACAAGAAGTTCGGTGCCCCCACCATCACCAACGACGGTGTCACCATCGCGCGCGAGGTCGAGCTGGACGACCCGTACGAGAACCTCGGCGCCCAGCTGGTGAAGGAGGTCGCCACCAAGACGAACGACGTCGCGGGTGACGGCACCACCACCGCCACCGTCCTGGCCCAGGCGCTCGTCCGCGAGGGTCTGCGCAACGTCGCCGCCGGCGCCTCCCCGGCCGCCCTGAAGAAGGGCATCGACGCCGCGGTCAAGGCCGTGTCCGAGGAGCTCCTCGCGACCGCCCGCCCGATCGACGACAAGTCCGACATCGCCGCCGTCGCCGCGCTCTCCGCGCAGGACCCGCAGGTCGGCGAGCTCATCGCGGACGCGATGGACAAGGTCGGCAAGGACGGTGTCATCACCGTCGAGGAGTCCAACACCTTCGGTCTGGACCTCGACTTCACCGAGGGCATGGCCTTCGACAAGGGCTACCTGTCCCCGTACATGGTGACCGACCAGGAGCGTATGGAGGCCGTCCTCGACGACCCGTACATCCTGATCCACCAGGGCAAGATCGGCTCGATCCAGGAGCTGCTGCCGCTCCTGGAGAAGGTCATTCAGTCCGGTGGCTCCAAGCCGCTGCTGATCATCGCCGAGGACGTCGAGGGCGAGGCCCTGTCGACCCTGGTCGTCAACAAGATCCGCGGCACGTTCAACGCCGTCGCCGTCAAGGCGCCGGGCTTCGGTGACCGCCGCAAGGCCATGCTCGGCGACATCGCCACCCTCACCGGTGCGACCGTCATCGCCGAGGAGGTCGGCCTCAAGCTCGACCAGGCCGGTCTGGACGTGCTGGGCACCGCCCGCCGCGTGACCGTCACCAAGGACGACACCACCATCGTCGACGGTGGCGGCAAGTCCGACGAGGTCGCCGGCCGCGTCAACCAGATCAAGGCCGAGATCGACGCCACGGACTCCGACTGGGACCGCGAGAAGCTCCAGGAGCGCCTGGCGAAGCTGGCCGGCGGGGTCTGCGTGATCCGCGTCGGTGCGGCCACCGAGGTCGAGCTCAAGGAGAAGAAGCACCGTCTGGAGGACGCCATCTCCGCGACCCGCGCCGCGGTCGAGGAGGGCATCGTCTCCGGTGGTGGCTCCGCCATCGTCCACGCCGTCAAGGTCCTCGAGGGCAACCTCGGCAAGACCGGCGACGAGGCCACCGGTGTCGCGGTCGTCCGCCGCGCCGCCGTCGAGCCGCTGCGCTGGATCGCCGAGAACGCCGGCCTGGAGGGCTACGTCATCACCTCCAAGGTCTCCGAGCTCGACAAGGGCCAGGGCTTCAACGCCGCCACCGGCGAGTACGGCGACCTGGTCAAGGCCGGCGTCATCGACCCGGTCAAGGTCACCCGCTCCGCCCTGGAGAACGCCGCGTCCATCGCGTCGCTGCTGCTCACGACCGAGACCCTGGTCGTCGAGAAGCCGGCCGAGGAAGAGCCGGAGGCCGCGGGCCACGGCCACGGCCACTCGCACTAGCGGTTGGCTCAGAGAGGCCCGGCACCCCGCGAGGGGGCCGGGCCTCTCTGCTTGCGCGGGGGCTTCGTCATGGCTGCACCCGACAAAGATGTGGCGGACGTCTTTGCCCAGGACCCCACGCATGTGTCGGCTCTCGACGAGGAGACTCTGCAGAGTCGGGGACGGAGCATCCCCGCACCACTTCTGCAGAAGGACGGGCATGACTCTCGACGGCAAGAAGGTCCTGGTCCTCGGTGTCCTCACCGAACCCTCGATGGGCTTCCAGATCGCGAAATCCGTCATGGACCGCGGCGGCGACGTCATCGTGGCGAACGCCCCGGGCCGTCCCAGCAGCATCATGAAGCGGATCGTGACCCGCCTGCCGAAGCCACCGGTCGACTGCCTGGAAGCCGACATCACCAACGACGAGGACCTCGCGGAGCTGGCCCGGAACATCGGCAAGCACTGGGACCGCCTCGACGGTGTGGTCCACGCGGTCGCGTTCGCTCCGGCCGATGCCCTCGGCGGCAACTTCCTGAACACACCGTTCGAGTCGGTGGCCACCGCCATGAGCGTCTCGGCGTTCAGCCTGAAGGGCCTTACCGCGCACGTGCTGCCGCTGCTGGAGCAGGCCGAGCGCGCCTCCGTGGTCAGCCTCACCTTCAACGCCACTGTGGCATGGCCGGTCTACGACTGGATGGGCCCGGTCAAGGCGGCCCTGGAGTCGACCAACCGGTACCTGGCGCGCGATCTCGGCGTGAAGGGCATCCGCGTCAACGCGGTCGACTCCGGCCCGATCACCACCATGGCCGGCAAGTCCATCCCCGGCTTCGACTCCCTCGCGGAGGCGTGGCCGCAGCGCGCCCCGCTGGGCTGGGACACCTCGGACGCCTCACCGGTCGCCGACACCGTCGCCTTCCTCCTCGGCGACGACTCCCGCGCGATCACCGGACAGGTGCTGCACGTGGACGGCGGGTTCTCGGCCGTAGGTGCCTGAGCAGCCGCCAAGCGCAGGAAGGCCCGGCACCCCGGGAGGGGCCGGGCCTTCCTGCTGCGGCCAGGTGCAACCCTTGGGTTGCTTCTGGGTGAGTGAAGTGCAACCCTGGAGTTGCATCCGATGGTGACGACGAAGGAGCCCTCATGAGCGAGGACCGGATCGAAAGCGAGACCTTGATCGCGGCGCCCCTGGAGCGGGTCTGGTCGCTGGTGGCCCAGCCCGGGTTCTGGGTGGCCGACAAGACGAGCCTGCCCGGGACCGTGGCCAAGGAGGGCGAGTCGATGACGGCGAGGAACGCCGAGCACGGCGACTTCCCGGTGCGTGTGGAGAAGGTCGAGCCGCCCACGTACCTGGCGTACCGCTGGACCAGCGCGTTCCCCGGGGAAGAGCTGCGCGAGGACAACAGCACCCTCGTGGAGTTCACGTTGACCGAGGAAGGCGGGCAGACCCGGCTGCGCGTGGTCGAGAGCGGGTTCGCGGCGCTGGCCGCGTCCGAGGAGCTGCGCAGCCGGAATCTGAAGGACCACGCCGGAGGCTGGCCCCTGGAGCTCGACGCGCTCAAGAGCCGCGCCGAACAGTCCGCCCCGTGACGGAAGAACGTCACGAGGCCGTCGACAGCGTCCTCACCGCGCTGGCAGACCCGACGCGGCGCCGGCTGCTCGACCTGCTCGCCGCACAGGGCGAGGCCACGGCAACGACGCTCGCCGGACCGCTTCCCGTCTCGCGGCAGGCGGTGGTCAAGCACCTCGCCGTTCTGGAGGCCGCCGGCCTGGTTTCCGGCGGTCGGGTCGGACGCGAGGTGCGGTACGCCGTACGGCCTGCGGCGCTCGACGCGACGGCACGGTGGATGGCCTCGCTCGCGGCCTCCTGGGACCGGCGGCTGGACCACATCAAGCGCGTCGCCGAGGCGGCGGAACAGGAGTGAAGGAAGCACGCCATGGACACCACGGCACTGCGCAGCGCCTACGACAAGCTGCTCGAAGCGGCGGCCCTCCCCGGCCTCGGTGACGCGGACGACGGAGGATGGAACGCCGACGAGATCCTGGCCCATCTCCTCAGCGTCGACGCCTCGATCGCGGCGGTCGCTCTGGCGGTCGTCGCCGGCTCACGGCCGGCCTTCGACAACCGGGTGTCCCTCGACGCCTGGAATCTCGGCCGGATCATCACAGAGCACTCGGGCCGGGCGGATCTGATCGACCATGTCAGGAGTCAGGCCACCGTCCTCTGCGGCATCGCCGATCGGCTCAATGAGGAAGCCGCCTCGGTTCGGGTGCCGACGCTCCTCCTGTCCCATGACGCCGTCGTGCTGGACCGGCCGATGTCGCTGGCGAGCCTCGTGAACGGCCTCGCCGAGGACCACGTACCCGTGCATACGCGACAGCTCCTCGATCTCCGCCCCGCCGTGCCCGGGCACGGGTGAAGGCAGGGCCTTCGGGCTGTTCTACGCCGACCGGTCCAGCACCGCCGGATGCACCGGCTCCGCGAATGGCCGTCCCTGCGCGTACCGCTCCAGTTCGTCCAGCGCGTGGTCGGTCATGCGGTGGAGTTCGTTGCCGAGGGAGCCGGCCACGTGGGGGGTCAGGAGGA
Proteins encoded in this window:
- the rimI gene encoding ribosomal protein S18-alanine N-acetyltransferase, with product MTVTTAVLREMRWWDIDPVLALEHELFPEDAWSAGMFWSELAHARGPAATRRYVVAEEPGTGRIVGYAGLAAAGDLADVQTIAVARDQWGGGLGSELLTDLLRHATAFECAEVLLEVRVDNTRAQKLYERFGFEPIGFRRGYYQPGNIDALVMRLHVHEENETD
- the tsaD gene encoding tRNA (adenosine(37)-N6)-threonylcarbamoyltransferase complex transferase subunit TsaD; the encoded protein is MADEPLVLGIETSCDETGVGIVRGTTLLADAVASSVDTHARFGGVVPEIASRAHLEAMVPTIERALKEAGVSGRDLDGIAVTAGPGLAGALLVGVSAAKAYAYALNKPLYGVNHLASHICVDQLEHGPLPEPTMALLVSGGHSSLLLAPDITNDVRPLGATIDDAAGEAFDKIARVLNLGFPGGPVIDRLAREGDPAAIAFPRGLTGSRDPAYDFSFSGLKTSVARWIEAKRAAGEEVPVRDVAASFQEAVVDVLTRKAVRACKDEGVDHLMIGGGVAANSRLRALAEERCERAGIRLRVPRPKLCTDNGAMVAALGAEMVARNRPASDLELSADSSLPVTETHVPGAHTHDHDHVHEISKDNLYS
- a CDS encoding VOC family protein, whose protein sequence is MQKVTTFLWFPKDLIEEAADYYVSVVGGDSRVLETTAWTAASPGEAGRAMTVRFQLDGAEYVAFDGGPEFTFNEAVSLSVECDSQEEVDRLWNELTSGGGQEIQCGWLKDKYGLFWQIVPPGLGEALTDPDPEKAARAMKAMMGMKRLDIEAIRNA
- a CDS encoding polysaccharide deacetylase family protein produces the protein MQPVRQKDKLAMNGRETGPATGGRQRVRSRLRRRPGYAVLAALLVAAAASGCAAGEDSGAAARSAKAQAGQPGAPAGQPGAQAEPAAGALGTRAAQAERARLAQAARAVAAKKWDLAATPLAAPVPPAKKPHIATRKGFEVEGQDDSLPPVFTRVPTTDKVVFLTMDDGDDKDPELLKMMAELNIPYSAFLTDYLVRDDYTYFEDAQSRGTVIGNHTLNHRYLPGLSRDEQKREICGQQDILEKQFGKRPRLFRPPYGNYNTDTLKIAKSCGITAVPLWEAEAFPDRMEWREEDQKLHPGDIILTHFRGKADWKGSMPDLVRSVMKVITDQGYSVARLEDYV
- a CDS encoding DUF6234 family protein, which codes for MRIRPSDRSAPPRPGPVVTGCLDAVLGVLLIALETLLSGIALWAYTGSAPRPPNPDMAEAGPPGMDWSGTLVLAALTAAACVIGVVLLRHGLPIAGVVQLIGVCLLLVLTLRAWHSAYEDAHPEPGDARAYAAS
- the groES gene encoding co-chaperone GroES, whose translation is MSTASSKVAIKPLEDRIVVQPLDAEQTTASGLVIPDTAKEKPQEGVVLAVGPGRFENGERLPLDVKTGDVVLYSKYGGTEVKYNGEEYLVLSARDVLAIIEK
- the groL gene encoding chaperonin GroEL (60 kDa chaperone family; promotes refolding of misfolded polypeptides especially under stressful conditions; forms two stacked rings of heptamers to form a barrel-shaped 14mer; ends can be capped by GroES; misfolded proteins enter the barrel where they are refolded when GroES binds), with protein sequence MAKILKFDEDARRALERGVNKLADTVKVTIGPKGRNVVIDKKFGAPTITNDGVTIAREVELDDPYENLGAQLVKEVATKTNDVAGDGTTTATVLAQALVREGLRNVAAGASPAALKKGIDAAVKAVSEELLATARPIDDKSDIAAVAALSAQDPQVGELIADAMDKVGKDGVITVEESNTFGLDLDFTEGMAFDKGYLSPYMVTDQERMEAVLDDPYILIHQGKIGSIQELLPLLEKVIQSGGSKPLLIIAEDVEGEALSTLVVNKIRGTFNAVAVKAPGFGDRRKAMLGDIATLTGATVIAEEVGLKLDQAGLDVLGTARRVTVTKDDTTIVDGGGKSDEVAGRVNQIKAEIDATDSDWDREKLQERLAKLAGGVCVIRVGAATEVELKEKKHRLEDAISATRAAVEEGIVSGGGSAIVHAVKVLEGNLGKTGDEATGVAVVRRAAVEPLRWIAENAGLEGYVITSKVSELDKGQGFNAATGEYGDLVKAGVIDPVKVTRSALENAASIASLLLTTETLVVEKPAEEEPEAAGHGHGHSH
- the fabI gene encoding enoyl-ACP reductase FabI encodes the protein MTLDGKKVLVLGVLTEPSMGFQIAKSVMDRGGDVIVANAPGRPSSIMKRIVTRLPKPPVDCLEADITNDEDLAELARNIGKHWDRLDGVVHAVAFAPADALGGNFLNTPFESVATAMSVSAFSLKGLTAHVLPLLEQAERASVVSLTFNATVAWPVYDWMGPVKAALESTNRYLARDLGVKGIRVNAVDSGPITTMAGKSIPGFDSLAEAWPQRAPLGWDTSDASPVADTVAFLLGDDSRAITGQVLHVDGGFSAVGA
- a CDS encoding SRPBCC domain-containing protein, whose protein sequence is MSEDRIESETLIAAPLERVWSLVAQPGFWVADKTSLPGTVAKEGESMTARNAEHGDFPVRVEKVEPPTYLAYRWTSAFPGEELREDNSTLVEFTLTEEGGQTRLRVVESGFAALAASEELRSRNLKDHAGGWPLELDALKSRAEQSAP
- a CDS encoding ArsR/SmtB family transcription factor; the encoded protein is MTEERHEAVDSVLTALADPTRRRLLDLLAAQGEATATTLAGPLPVSRQAVVKHLAVLEAAGLVSGGRVGREVRYAVRPAALDATARWMASLAASWDRRLDHIKRVAEAAEQE